In the genome of Gorilla gorilla gorilla isolate KB3781 chromosome 22, NHGRI_mGorGor1-v2.1_pri, whole genome shotgun sequence, the window gagtctcgctctgtcacccaggctggagtgcagtggcgcgatctcggctcactgcaagctctgcctcccgggttcgcgccattctcctgcctcagcctcccgagtagctgggactacaggcgcccgccaccacacccagctaattttttgtatttttagtagagatggggtttcaccatgttggccaggatggtctcgatctcttgacctcatgatccacccgcctcggtctcccaaagtgctgggattacaggcgtgagccacccacttGAAGTTCTTAATGGAACCCCAGCCATGCGGGCCTTAGGGACCCCACCTCCGTGGCTACTCAGGGTGACTTGGATGAGACAGGAGCCAGGTAAGCCCAGAAACCTTCAGAGGCTGGGAGCACACAGAGTTCCCCAGCCAGGGCTCCatgtctggaggctgggaggggaggaTGGGGTCAGGACTCtgtggaggctgggaggggaggaTGGGGTCAGGAATCTGTGTCTGGAGACCAGGAGGGGAGGATGGGGTCAGAGCTCTGTGGAGGCTCAAGGGGAGGATGGAGTCAGGGATCCATGTCTGGAGGCCAGGAGGGGAGGATGGGGTCAGGGATCCATGTCTGGAGGCCAGGAGGGGAGGATGGGGTCAGAGCTCTGTGGAGGCTCAAGGGGAGGATGGAGTCAGGGATCCATGTCTGGAGGCCAGGAGGGGACGACGGGGTCTGTTGAGGGCCGCACTGCATCCCCTCGAGAAACCATCTGCTGAAGGCCTGACCTCCAGCACGGCAGACTGGATTACCCCCAGCACGGAAGACTGGATTGGATGTGGAGATGGACAGGGCGgtgagaagagggagagacaccagggatgcacTCGGAGAAAAGGCCAGGAGGACAAAGCAGGGAAGCGGCCGCCTGCAAGCCAAGCAGAGAGACCTCAGACAAACAGAAGCTGGAGACACTTTGATCTTGTACTCTGGGCCTTCAGGACTGTGatagaataaatttctgtggtttaagctGCTGGGTCTGCGGTACTTTGTGACGGCAGCCGCACACATCCAGGGTCCCGAGGTGCGGGGCACTGGAACATGCTGGCTGTGAGGGTTGCCCACACTGGGCTGGCACCTTCATCCTCGCACCACAGCAGAGTGACCAGAACCATACACTTGTGACCCAGGATGGTGCCAAGGCCAAGACCTGGCCCTGTCCTCCAGCCCAGCAAATCGCCTGTCAGGAGAGAGGCTTGGGGCGGGAGGCCCCGGCAGGAGCTGCATGCATTTCCTACCCAGCTACTGCTGGGCCAGGGCTTGGCTACAGCTGAGAACACGAGGGGGAACAGGGCTGGTTGTGACGCCGGCGCTGGTTCTCAGGGGCAGCACTGAGACATTAGAAATGCTGGCAGGTGCTGAATCGGGGACCCTAAGGGACCCCACTTACAGGAGAAAGAATCTCATCTATGCCCACGCCAGGGTTTCCACCATCTCTCCCCAGTGACAGGCCCAGGGCTACTGATTCCAGGGCCAGGCAGGCCATACACTTTTCTAACCCAGAGTATGAGACAAACATAGTGGGCCCATAAGTAAATGACTGAATACGGAAGCTGTGTGCAGGAGAATCCGAGTTCACTTGGGCCGGTGCCCACCTCCGTCCCAGGAGGCGGAAATCATCCCCTAGAAGTTCACTGCCCTCCCGTCTACAGATGGAAGAGCTGGTGCCCAGGGCCCGGGTGCTGCCCCAGGAGACATGGCCACGCCAGCCACTTCAGGGCCACCCTCCTCACCCTGTTCCCATTTCTCCTCATTTTAATAGTACAGTAAGAAAAAGTGCAGGAATGGGCTTCACCCTCTCTGCACGGGAGCCCTCCAAAAAGTTCCACGTGCACCTGCAGCTTAGGGGCCTAGGGGGTGGCACTGCCAGGGTGGGGGTCTAGCTTCTGACCACAGGGCCCCCCCAGGCTGGCCCAGCACAGTGGACAACTTGGGCCCCACTATATGGACAGAGGGTGAGCCATGGGCACCGCCCCAGCCAAAGCCCCCAGGGGCCACTCCAAGCCAAGCCCAAGAGCCTGGAAGACACCAAGGCTGTTTGGGGGATCCATGGCCAGAGGCTGAGAACCCCATTCTTCTAGAGACCCAGAGCACAGGGGCTGAATGCCACCTGCCCACCAGACTGTTCCTGTATaactcatgtggtttttgttttctggtttacGATGCTTTGACCTCTCAGGGGCCTTACTGGCTAGGTGGAGACTGCCCTCCCAGGGCTGGCTAATTCCTAGAGACAGCAAAAGGCGCCTGCAAACAGAGCTCCCCTTTAATGCACAAGCCAACCCACCTGGAGCCTGTAAACCCAACCACCCCTTATCTGACTCACTCACCAAACCCATGTTCCTCTGCCCTCAATCACCCTGGGGCAGGACGGTGGTCAACTAGACACCACCCCACAGCCCGGAGCCCAGGGAAATTAACCTGTCCAATCCTAAACTTGCTCCTTCGTGCCTACCCTCCCTGGCCTCTCTTCCCAGGGAAACCTCCACAAAGCCTCTGGCCATGCTCTCCCCTCTCGCCTTCTGCGCCCTGTTGCCACGGTGCCCCGCCCCGGGCGGCCCTGTGTGGCACGGTACATGCCCTCCTGTGGTTTAAGCAGCTGGGTCTGCAGTACTTTGTGACACACTCTCCTTTAAAGTCAGGGGTCCTGTGTCTGTAtcccaccacacccaactgaaaTAAATCCTGGTGCGTTTCATCACAGCCCTTCCCATCCCAGGCTTGCTGGAAGTATCCACTCACTGGCACCGAGGGGAAGGGGGCATGGACCACCTGGCCGAGACTGTGTGGCTGCAGCCCTAGGCCTGGGGCCCAAAGCTCCTGGCCCAGCCACAGAGCCAGCCCAGTGCCGGCGTGGCCACAGGCGACCCTCCAAGGTAAGGCCAGAAATCAGCACCCAGCCACAGAGCCAGCCCACTGCCGGTGTGGCCACAGGCCACCCTCAAAGGTAAGGCCAGAAATCAGCACCCAGCCAGAGCTTCCCAGGCCAGCGGGCCCCTCGTCTGCCGGGCATGAGGTTGGGCCCGCACCCCAGGATCCAGCCCATCTGCACCTGGGAGCTGAATGTTGTAGCTACCAGCCAGAGTGGGGTCCCCAGCAGTCTCCATCGAGCTCTGAACTGTTAATGTGTGACAGCCCTGCCATCCTCGCCACTATTGCTGAGACAGTGTGAGGACCAGGCTGAGCATGCTGGCTTGTGCAGCATGAGCCAAGACTCCCCTGAGACACGGTAAATGCCCCTCGTTCCAGGgcactttggaactgggtatctCCTCAGCCCCAAGGTCCCGCCAATTCACTGAGGGCCCGTCTTCTCGCTGTTCCGGCCTCCGGCAGGGAGATGACCCAGGGGGAGGGGAATTGATGGGTCAGCTCCCCAGCTCCCCGCTCCGGGATGGTGCAAGGTGCACCTGACATGGTCTCCGGGGCTCCCCGGCGCTCGCCCACCCCCGGCACCCCCATGATCTCCGGGGCTCCCCGGCGCTCGCCCACCCCCGGCACACCCATGGTCTCAGGGCTGCCTGGCGCTCGCCCACCCCCGGCACCCCCACGGTCTCGGGGCTCCCCGGCGCTCTCCCGCCTGCGTTGCCACTGCTCAGCCCTAAGGTCCGGGTTCACTGTAACGCGGCTGTTGCCCTTTCGAATTCTTCGCTTTTGAACAAGGGGCTGCGTTTCCATTTTGCCGGCAGGGGTGCGCAACCATCCGCCAGAACCAAGTCCTTGCCCCAGCTCGGCATTCGGGGAAACCCAAACTGGGACAGGACTCGCCGTCCCGGGCGGGAAAGCGGGTGGGCGCGGAGGCCCGGGGGAGGGGTAGGTGGGGAGGGcggagggggaaggggggagaGGGGGCCCCTACCGGCTGCGGCTCCTTCCTGGCTTCCCTCCTTGAGCACCGAGCGGCGCTTCGTGCAGGCGGAGCAGCGGCCGAGGCGCCCTCCACGCCCTCAAAGAGCCAGAGGTAAAGGCAGACAAGCAAACGGATGATTTTAATGAGGGGTGACAAGCACTCCGCAGGTGCGGGCAGCGGCGGGCTGCGGTCGGGGCCCAGCACCGGTGGGAGAGGGGCCTTCTCTGGCCTCGCGCGCGGGGGAAGCGGCCCTTTCCCCTCCGGAGGGACGCGCAGGAGGCACCGCGGCCCCGGGTTGGAACAAACGCGTTTACTGCAGGCAAGGCGGCGGGCGCGGGGCGGCTCACCAGGCGAAGAGCGGCTTGCTGTCCTCCTTGGAGAGCTCGCACAGGCAGTTGAGCAGCAGCAGCGAGTCGCCCAGGAACTTGGGGGGCACCACGTCGATGACCAGCTTGCGCAGCGCGGCCGGGCTGCTGTGCAGGGGATTGGCGCGCAGGTCGGGCCGCTGCTTCAGGATTCCGTAGGTGTTGATGAGGAACTCGCTGAACGCCGGGTGCACGTCGCGGCTGTAGCCCAGCTTCTCTAGGCGCGCGCTCAGGGCCAGGTAGCGCTGCGTCAGCTCGCGCAGCTTCTTCTCGTCCACTGAGCCGTCCAGAGACTTGATGGAGGTCTGCGGGCGCAGCGcatggatgggggtggggggctcgGGGCCCTCGGACGGGGACTTCCAGGCCCAGGGCCGACCCCTGCCCCGCCCGCCTGGGTCCCCGGGGTCCCCTCCTGCGGACAGTGCCCGGCCAGGAGCCAAGATCTGGGGGCCTCACAGGGACGAACCGAGCGCCCCGCACGCTCCTGGCCGCGCCCTCCCCACGGGGCGCACCTGCTTGATCTTCTCGGGGATGTTGGCCACCGTGAAGCCGTAGAGCCGCGTCACGCCCGGGAACACGTAGGCCAGGATGCGGCGGTCCAGCTGGAAGGCGATCTCGCCCACCACGCGCGCGTCCTTCTCGGCGCCCGCGAAGCTCTGGATCTCTGGGGGAGGGAAGGCCGGGGACAAGGTCAGGGGAGCGCGAGGAACCACTGCCCTCGAGGGTGCCCTCGGCCACGTGGGGGGCGGCTCCTccacccccctcctcccacctgccGCCACCCCCCACTGTCTGGCAAAtagaatctgaaagaaaaggagctTCTTAAAGTGCCAAAGGGCAAGACAGCCTTCCCTTCGCCCTGTCCTCGGCTCCCTTCTATCCCTTTGCGATGAGGTAAACCTTTTAATCTCGGGGGTAGGGACTGGTCCCCTGTCACGGGGGAGTCTGCCCCAGCGTCGGCCCCTGAGAGGACAGAGGAACCCGGCCCTGGAGGTGTGAGTTGGGACGGGTCCCCTCCAGTGAGGACGCCCGTGGAACAGGGCCAGTCGGCTTggctgggaggaagggggagagtTCTTCTGTCTTGGCAACCTCTGGGCATCAAAGGCTGCTTTAATGTTTATTCAATAAaactgcttcattctttcctaccTCTGAGAAGAGGACCGCTGGATtggcaggactttttttttttttttttttttttagacagagtctcactgtgtcatccaggctggagtgcactggcgccatctccactcaccgcaacctccgcctccccggctcaagcgattctcctgcctcagcctccagagtagtgggactacagccgtgtgccaccacacccagctaagtttttgtattttttgtagagctggggtttcaccctgttggccaggctggtctcgaactgctgacctcaggtgatccacccacctcagcctcccaaagtgctgggattacaggtgtgagccaccgcgcctggcccaggacATTCTATTTTAATTACTTCCTGGAAATTACTTAGGAGACTGCAATGCTCCCACAAAACCTGCTTCCGAACCCCCCTCCCCAGGACAGCCTCTGATGGTATCCGAGTCCGTAACAGCACATGACCTTGTCCATCTTTTTCCTGGAGGACGGGAAACAGTATCTCATTTGCATTTCACTAACGACTAGTGATTCGAGCATCTCTTCACGTGCTTATTGCccatttatatactgtatattctttggagaaatatctattcaggtcctGTAGTGATTTTTCACTGGACTGTTTGTCTTCTTACTGTTGAATTGTCAGAGTTCTTAAATATTCTGCATACTAGTCCCATTTCAAACGCACAAttcacaaatgttttctcccattctccgggttggcttttcatttttttgatacTGTCccttgaagcacaaaagtttgtttttttgttttgttttacttttgatgaagtccaatttgtctgtttctctcttttgctCATGCTTTTGATGTGATCTCTAAGAATCcactgccaaatccaaggtcatgaagatttacccctATGTCTTTTCTACAAGTTTTCTGGCCTCAGCTCTTTGAGACCtcttaggtctttgatccattttgagttaatttgtgtatgtGGTGTGCAGTAAGGCCCAGCTTCATTCCTTGGCATGTGGATACCTCTTTGTTCCAGCACCACTATTCCAGAATAAATAGTATTCCGTCCCTCctgaattgtcttggcactctTGTTGAAAACCATCTATGTACAGGTTTATTTCTGaccttcccattccattgcattgatcTGCATGTCCATCGTTATGGCAGTACCACAGTCTTGTTAACCGTAAGTTTTATAGTCAATTTTGAAACTGGGAAGTATGAGTCCCTCAATGTTctcctttttcaagattgttttactTATTCTGGTTCCTTACACTTCTGTATGAATTTCAGTTTCTGCTTGTCAATTTCTGTAAAGAAGCCACTAGGATTCTGATTGGGATTGCATGAATCTGTAGATCCAATGTAATCCATATcaaaattattgatttttgaaCAATATAAAGTCTTCTAATCTGTGAACACAAGATGTTTttctgttgatttatttattgtttgtttgtttttttgaagaaaaggtctcgctctgtcacccaagctggagtgcagtggcacgatctcagctcactgcaacctctaccttctgggctcaagtgatcctcccacctcagcctcctgaatagctggaactacaggcatgcaccaccacacccagctaacttgggTGGTGGGGggttggtagagatggggtttcgccctgttgctgaggctggtcttgaactcctgggctcaagagatctgcccatctcagccttccaaaatgttgggattacaggtgtgagccgccatgcctagtcatttatgtcttctttcattcctttcaatgatgtttgtagttttcagtgtatttctttcccaatCACTTTTCAAGACTGCAGAAGAGGTATGTCAACACACTGCACAGAAGTGTGTTAGGGCCAATGAGGGGCATGGAGGAGCGGGTGTAATCTCCTCCTTCTGTATCAATGTATTTCTCTCATCAAGAATCAaactcttggccaggtgtggtggctcacgcctgtaatcccagcactttgggaagccaaggtgggtggatcacaaggtcaggagttcgagaccagcttggcaaacatggtgaaaccccatctctactaaaaatacaaaaattagccaggcatggtggcgggtgcctgtaatcccagctactgaggaggctgaggcatgagaatggcttgaacccgggaggtggatgttgcagtgagctgagattgcaccactgcactccagcctgggcgacagggtgagactccatctcaagaaaaaaaaaaaaaaaaaaagaatcaagctcTTTCTCCCATCCCCCCACCAAGGCAAAAATGAGGTAGAAGAAACATCCTATAGACGAGAAATGATTCTAGTATAGGTTCTAGAAATGATTTCTAGTCCAACCTGGGCTCTGTAAGATCCAGCCAAAAACCTATTCTTCAAAGGAAAAAGGCCATacattgataaacctctagccagacttaggggaaaaaagaaagaagacaaaaattaccaCTAGCAGAAATTAGAGATGCCACTACCACAGATTCTACAGAcataaaaaggataataaggAAGTATTAGGAAtgactttatgccaataaatttgacaaccTAGATGAAATTGACCAATtccttaaaagacacaaactaccaaagttcactcaagaagaaatagatactcTGAATAGCCTTATATCTGATAACCTTACAGGTCACATTTGACAGTTTAAAAGTAAACAGACTTCCAAACTGGCCTGCTTGGGAAGGTCTTATGATTAACGGTCCCTGAGTAGAGAATCTTATCATGATTTCCTCAGATTGCTGATGTGCTGATTAATGGACTGAAAAGATGCTGATTTATTCCTGAATCATAAAGGTTTACTGACTGTCTTTCACAGAGATGTGTTGACCTGTATGTTGTCATCTGTAGCCAATGCTTGTAACCTCTGTATTGTACCCTCCAAAGAAAAGGACAACATGAGTATGAGGagtcctttccctcctcctagcCTCTCCTGTAGAAGTATGAGGagtcctttccctcctcctagcCTCTCCTGTAGAAGCCTTCTGACTTAGACATGAGTATGAGGagtcctttccctcctcctagcCTCTCCTATAGAAACCTTCTGACTTAGATTCCAGAACACTCTCAACTTTGTTGGTGTGTTCCTCTGGGTTGATCCTCACATTTGGCTTCCAATAAACCTTTATCGAATTATTTGTCTCAACAGCCTTAATTTCAGTTGACATTATCAATAAAATGGAATTTGTAGGGGGAAAATGTTCCTACAGAGACCATTCAAGGCTCGGGTAGTTTCAGCGCTGAATTCTACCACTTAAGGAATAAATAACACCAATTCAACACAAACTCTTCTAGATAAAGAGGagggaagaccacaaaacaatgagaaaacaaataacaaaatggcaggagtaaatccttatcaataataactttgaatgtaaataggcaggtgcggtagctcatgcctgtaatcccagtactttgggaggctgaggtgggcggatcacttgaggtcaggagttcgagaccagcctggtcaatgtggcaaaaccccatctctactaaaaatacaaagattagctgggcgtggtggcacgcacctataatcccagctactcgggtggctgaggcatgagaatcacttgaacccagggggcggaggttgcagtgagccgagattgcaccactgcaccccagcctgggcatcaaagtgagaccctgtctcaaaaaaaaaaaaattacagcacaGTCAAATTGATGAATGATGGTGTGTGAGTTTGGTCAAAAACAACCAAgaaactttgaatgtaaatagactaaactctccagtcaaaagacggagtggctgaatggataaaaaaaaaacaagacccaaccatctgctgcctacaagaaacatacgTCGCCTATAAAGActcacatagactgaaaataaagggatagaaaagaatattccatgcaaatgagaaccaaaaaagagcagtagCAGCCATAGTTATATCAAAgtggatttcaagacaaaaactataacaagagacaaagaaggtcattatataatgataaaggggtcaatttagcaagaggatataacagttataaatatatatgcacccaacactggagcacccagatatgtaaagcaaatattactagagCTAAATAGAGAGACAGACCCCAATACAATAGTaactggagacttcaatacccatTTTCACTCTTGGACAGATCtttaagacagaaaatcaaagaaatatcagacttaatctatactatagaccaaatgaacataatagatatttacagaacatttcatccaacaggtGCAGAATACACCTGCTTCTCATTAGCACATGGATCAGTCTCAAGGATAGGCCATATGCCAGGCTGcaaaacaagtctttaaaaatcaaaaaattgaaattatatcaagtatcttctccgaccataatggaataaaatgaaatcaataacaaaaggaatTTTGGAGATTAtaccaacacatagaaattaaacagtaCGCTCCTGGATAGCCAGTgcatcaatgaagaaattaagaaggaaattttaaaaatgtcttgaaacaaatgataatggaaacacaacacacCAAAACCTAGTATGTACTAGATTCAGCAAAAGCCATACTAAGAGCTATAGCTGTAAGTGCTAAGAGTTTATAgttataagtgcctacatcaaaaaagtagaaaaacttgaAATAAACAAGCTAATGATTCATCTTACAGAGCTAGAAatgcaagagcaaaccaaatccaaaatttgaagaaaaataattaagatcagagcagaaataaatgaaatttaaatgaagaaaaaatacaaaagatcaatgtaACAAAAAAtcggttatttgaaaagataaataaaattgacaggccaggcatggtggctcatgcctataatcccagcactttgggaggccgaggcaggcgaattgcttcagcccgggagttcaagaccagtctgggtgtCGTAGCAAAATCCCATATctacaataacaaaaacacaaaaaccaaaaaattagccaggcctggtggcatacacctgtagtcccagatacctgggaggctgaggtgggaggctggccTGAGCCTCAggtggatatctacatgcaaacctcacaccatatatgaaaattaacttgGAATTGATCagagacttacatgtaaaacccaaactataaaacttctagaacaaCACACAGGAGAgaatctgtgtgaccttgggcttggcaaagatttcttaaactgaacataaaaagcataaaacacaaaagaaaaatcaataaattggaCATCATCAAATTAAACAGTTTTGCTCATCAAAAAACattattatgaaaatgaaaaaccatGGAGTGGGAGACCATATCTGGAAAACATACACCCAGAAAAGGACTCATATCCAGACACATGAAGAACTCTCACAACTTCCCAAGGAGAAGATAAGCAACCCATTTTATCTTTAAAGATGGACAAAAGACTAGGACAGACACAGCCCTGGAcccccagcctgccagcctggctCTCCTCCCTCCACTCTGTGTGACTGGATGGAGAAACGGCCCTGCCTGACCACCCAGTCATGCCCTCCCCACAGCTGCCAGCCTGCACTGGGGGCCCCCCCAGGTGCCCCCGCACCCGGCCATACCGTTGAGGTAGTAGCTCCTCCTGGTCCTGTCCCCGGTGGGCAGGCTGCTCTCCGAGAAACACACCTTCTTAGGCCGGACCATCTCCCTGGGCTCCAGCAGGGTCTTGTCCACCAGTGAGTCTTGCAAGGGGCTCAGGAGCGGGGACAGCTTCCTGTCGGTGCCTCGGTGGATATGCGGCTCTGGGGGACTGAGGAAGGCCTTGAAGGGTGCCTGGGAGGGGGCTGCACAGCCCGGGGAGGTGTCGTCCTCGCTGGACAGGGGGGCATGTGAGCACAGCAGGTCCTCCAGGGAGGATGTCTGCAGTTGGGAGGGCATGTCGGCAACACTCGTGAACCTTCCGAAATCTGGAACTGAGGCGGGGAGGAAAGGGGTGAGAAATCAGGCTGATGCTCCTAAAACATTCCTGAGACGTACAAAGAACATGTTAACAAACCCTATGCACCCCACCCCAAGCTTCAACACCTGCCGGGGTTTCCCTGTCTTCAGAGCATCCTCCTTCCCCTCAGGCCTCA includes:
- the SPATC1L gene encoding speriolin-like protein codes for the protein MAEGGELMSRLLSENADLKKQVRLLKENQMLRRLLSQSCQEGSGHDLLPPRVHAYPEAGSPGSGVPDFGRFTSVADMPSQLQTSSLEDLLCSHAPLSSEDDTSPGCAAPSQAPFKAFLSPPEPHIHRGTDRKLSPLLSPLQDSLVDKTLLEPREMVRPKKVCFSESSLPTGDRTRRSYYLNEIQSFAGAEKDARVVGEIAFQLDRRILAYVFPGVTRLYGFTVANIPEKIKQTSIKSLDGSVDEKKLRELTQRYLALSARLEKLGYSRDVHPAFSEFLINTYGILKQRPDLRANPLHSSPAALRKLVIDVVPPKFLGDSLLLLNCLCELSKEDSKPLFAW